One genomic region from Syngnathus typhle isolate RoL2023-S1 ecotype Sweden linkage group LG17, RoL_Styp_1.0, whole genome shotgun sequence encodes:
- the arl5c gene encoding putative ADP-ribosylation factor-like protein 5C, with translation MGFLLTKMMTVFGNREHKVIIVGLDNAGKTTILYQFVTKEAVHTSPTVGSNVEEITVKNTHFLVWDIGGQTNLRSTWYSYYSNAEIVILVVDSTDPERLVLTKDELHRMLAHEDLQSAAVLVLANKQDVKGSMTVTEISRHLTLDAITTHNWHVQACCGLTGEGLNACLDWMQSQVLAS, from the exons ATGGGATTTCTCCTCACCAAGATGATGACCGTATTTGGTAACAGAG AGCACAAAGTTATTATCGTTGGTCTGGACAACGCAGGCAAGACAACCATCCTTTACCAATT TGTGACAAAGGAAGCGGTTCACACGTCGCCAACGGTGGGCAGCAATGTGGAGGAGATAACGGTGAAGAACACACACTTTTTAGTGTGGGACATTGGAGGCCAGACGAACCTTCGTAGCACTTGGTACTCCTACTACTCCAACGCTGAG ATTGTCATCCTGGTGGTGGACAGCACGGACCCAGAGCGACTCGTACTCACCAAAGACGAACTGCACCGAATGCTCGCGCATGAG GACTTGCAGAGCGCTGCAGTTCTGGTTCTGGCCAACAAACAGGACGTGAAAGGCTCCATGACGGTGACCGAGATCTCGCGGCACCTCACGTTGGACGCTATCACAACGCACAACTGGCACGTGCAGGCTTGCTGCGGTCTGACCGGCGAGGG aCTCAATGCCTGTCTGGACTGGATGCAGTCGCAGGTGCTCGCCTCCTGA
- the LOC133170413 gene encoding apoptosis regulator BAX-like, whose protein sequence is MAAHPGGGGRGDSKEQILELGTVLLKDFIFERVRRHGDNSTLVTRDQLGGGQICDPNHKKLADCLQKIGDELDGNAELQRMINCPSLRPSKEVFLKVAVELFSDGKFNWGRVVTLFYLACRLVIKALMNQVPDIIKTIISFAIEYFRDHFVNWIWEQGGWESIGSYFGTPTWQTVAVFTAGVIATILVTRQMGGAHS, encoded by the exons ATGGCAGCGCACCCGGGAGGAGGCGGACGGG GCGACTCCAAGGAACAAATATTGGAACTGGGAACCGTCTTGTTGAAGGA tTTCATTTTCGAGCGAGTCCGCCGGCACGGAGATAACAGCACCTTGGTGACCCGGGACCAGTTGGGTGGAGGTCAGATATGTGACCCCAACCATAAAAAGCTGGCCGACTGCCTGCAGAAGATTGGAGACGAGCTGGATGGCAACGCTGAGCTCCAACG AATGATCAACTGCCCTTCGCTGAGACCCTCAAAGGAGGTGTTTTTGAAGGTGGCCGTCGAGCTCTTCTCCGACGGAAAGTTCAACTGGGGCCGAGTGGTCACTCTCTTTTACCTGGCCTGTCGACTCGTCATCAAG GCGCTCATGAATCAAGTTCCTGACATCATCAAAACCATCATCAGCTTTGCTATCGAATACTTCCGTGACCACTTTGTCAATTGGATCTGGGAGCAAGGAGGCTGG gagaGCATTGGCTCTTATTTTGGAACTCCGACGTGGCAAACGGTGGCCGTGTTCACGGCGGGGGTCATAGCCACGATCCTCGTGACTCGCCAAATGGGAGGAGCGCACTCGTAG